A genomic region of Tamandua tetradactyla isolate mTamTet1 chromosome 2, mTamTet1.pri, whole genome shotgun sequence contains the following coding sequences:
- the LOC143674413 gene encoding uncharacterized protein LOC143674413 isoform X3 produces MVEGENPYWSYPEVVCLLDDELERQWGSTDNFLDPDVFTFKETLTKEKVQNYNLNINLISSRKKQHECESNGKSLEPNLDLFSYNKSYTNENPYECSDCGKAFKKKCYLIRHEKQHPRICTFECNGFEKAYSRTAHLVSHQKIHNGERSFVCNDCGKAYSRKAHLVTHQKIHNGEKLFVCSDCGKAFMHKAQLVVHRRLHTGEKPYKCSQCGKTFTWHSSFTQHVKSHSLENLFECKECGKTFKYSSSLYKHSRCHTGEKPYRCRKCGKAFANSSVLVMHQRIHTGEKPHGCTECGKAFIKKSHLIKHCLIHTAEHQHKCNICGKFFHRKPNLIFHQRSHKKDEVL; encoded by the exons ATGGTGGAGGGAGAAAACCCATATTGGAGCTATCCAG AAGTTGTCTGCTTACTTGATGATGAGCTAGAGAGACAATGGGGAAGCACAGATAATTTTTTGGACCCAGATGTGTTCACTTTCAAGGAAACACTGACTAAGGAGAAAGTTCAAAATTACAATCTGAATATAAACCTtatttcttcaagaaaaaaacaacatgaaTGTGAATCAAATGGAAAGAGTTTGGAACCAAATTTAGACTTATTCAGTTATAATAAAAGTTATACTAATGAAAATCCTTACGAATGCAGTGACTGCGGGAAAGCCTTCAAAAAGAAATGTTATCTGATTAGACATGAAAAACAACATCCAAGGATATGCACCTTTGAGTGCAATGGATTTGAGAAAGCCTATAGCAGAACGGCACACCTTGTAAGTCATCAGAAAATTCATAATGGAGAGAGATCCTTCGTGTGCAATGATTGTGGGAAAGCTTATAGCAGGAAGGCACACCTTGTAACTCATCAGAAAATTCATAATGGAGAAAAACTCTTCGTGTGCAGTGATTGTGGGAAAGCTTTTATGCATAAAGCACAACTTGTGGTCCATAGGAGacttcacactggagagaaaccttataaatGCAGTCAGTGTGGGAAGACATTCACTTGGCACTCCTCCTTTACTCAGCATGTAAAGTCTCATTCACTTGAGAACTTAtttgaatgtaaggaatgtgggaaaaccttcaagTATAGTTCATCCCTTTATAAACATTCTAGATGTCATACAGGGGAGAAACCATATAGATGTAGAAAATGTGGCAAAGCTTTTGCAAATTCATCGGTGCTTGTTATgcatcagagaattcacacagGTGAGAAACCCCATGGATGTACTGAATGTGGCAAAGCCTTCATCAAGAAGTCTCACCTCATTAAACATTGCTTAATTCATACGGCAGAGCATCAGCATAAATGTAACATATGTGGAAAATTTTTTCACCGGAAGCCAAACCTCATTTTTCATCAAAGAAGTCATAAAAAAGATGAAGTCTTATGA
- the LOC143674413 gene encoding uncharacterized protein LOC143674413 isoform X1, producing the protein MQGSVTFQNVAVDFTMEEWQLLDCAQRQLYCDVMLENLRNLISVGCPVTKTKVIFRVEQGQEPWMVEGENPYWSYPEVVCLLDDELERQWGSTDNFLDPDVFTFKETLTKEKVQNYNLNINLISSRKKQHECESNGKSLEPNLDLFSYNKSYTNENPYECSDCGKAFKKKCYLIRHEKQHPRICTFECNGFEKAYSRTAHLVSHQKIHNGERSFVCNDCGKAYSRKAHLVTHQKIHNGEKLFVCSDCGKAFMHKAQLVVHRRLHTGEKPYKCSQCGKTFTWHSSFTQHVKSHSLENLFECKECGKTFKYSSSLYKHSRCHTGEKPYRCRKCGKAFANSSVLVMHQRIHTGEKPHGCTECGKAFIKKSHLIKHCLIHTAEHQHKCNICGKFFHRKPNLIFHQRSHKKDEVL; encoded by the exons CAGGGATCAGTGACATTCCAGAACGTGGCTGTGGACTTCACCATGGAAGAGTGGCAGCTGCTTGATTGTGCTCAGAGGCAACTCTATTgtgatgtgatgctggagaaccTGAGGAACCTAATCTCAGTGG GATGTCCAGTTACTAAAACAAAAGTGATCTTCAGGGTAGAGCAAGGACAAGAGCCATGGATGGTGGAGGGAGAAAACCCATATTGGAGCTATCCAG AAGTTGTCTGCTTACTTGATGATGAGCTAGAGAGACAATGGGGAAGCACAGATAATTTTTTGGACCCAGATGTGTTCACTTTCAAGGAAACACTGACTAAGGAGAAAGTTCAAAATTACAATCTGAATATAAACCTtatttcttcaagaaaaaaacaacatgaaTGTGAATCAAATGGAAAGAGTTTGGAACCAAATTTAGACTTATTCAGTTATAATAAAAGTTATACTAATGAAAATCCTTACGAATGCAGTGACTGCGGGAAAGCCTTCAAAAAGAAATGTTATCTGATTAGACATGAAAAACAACATCCAAGGATATGCACCTTTGAGTGCAATGGATTTGAGAAAGCCTATAGCAGAACGGCACACCTTGTAAGTCATCAGAAAATTCATAATGGAGAGAGATCCTTCGTGTGCAATGATTGTGGGAAAGCTTATAGCAGGAAGGCACACCTTGTAACTCATCAGAAAATTCATAATGGAGAAAAACTCTTCGTGTGCAGTGATTGTGGGAAAGCTTTTATGCATAAAGCACAACTTGTGGTCCATAGGAGacttcacactggagagaaaccttataaatGCAGTCAGTGTGGGAAGACATTCACTTGGCACTCCTCCTTTACTCAGCATGTAAAGTCTCATTCACTTGAGAACTTAtttgaatgtaaggaatgtgggaaaaccttcaagTATAGTTCATCCCTTTATAAACATTCTAGATGTCATACAGGGGAGAAACCATATAGATGTAGAAAATGTGGCAAAGCTTTTGCAAATTCATCGGTGCTTGTTATgcatcagagaattcacacagGTGAGAAACCCCATGGATGTACTGAATGTGGCAAAGCCTTCATCAAGAAGTCTCACCTCATTAAACATTGCTTAATTCATACGGCAGAGCATCAGCATAAATGTAACATATGTGGAAAATTTTTTCACCGGAAGCCAAACCTCATTTTTCATCAAAGAAGTCATAAAAAAGATGAAGTCTTATGA
- the LOC143674413 gene encoding uncharacterized protein LOC143674413 isoform X2: MGSVTFQNVAVDFTMEEWQLLDCAQRQLYCDVMLENLRNLISVGCPVTKTKVIFRVEQGQEPWMVEGENPYWSYPEVVCLLDDELERQWGSTDNFLDPDVFTFKETLTKEKVQNYNLNINLISSRKKQHECESNGKSLEPNLDLFSYNKSYTNENPYECSDCGKAFKKKCYLIRHEKQHPRICTFECNGFEKAYSRTAHLVSHQKIHNGERSFVCNDCGKAYSRKAHLVTHQKIHNGEKLFVCSDCGKAFMHKAQLVVHRRLHTGEKPYKCSQCGKTFTWHSSFTQHVKSHSLENLFECKECGKTFKYSSSLYKHSRCHTGEKPYRCRKCGKAFANSSVLVMHQRIHTGEKPHGCTECGKAFIKKSHLIKHCLIHTAEHQHKCNICGKFFHRKPNLIFHQRSHKKDEVL, translated from the exons GGATCAGTGACATTCCAGAACGTGGCTGTGGACTTCACCATGGAAGAGTGGCAGCTGCTTGATTGTGCTCAGAGGCAACTCTATTgtgatgtgatgctggagaaccTGAGGAACCTAATCTCAGTGG GATGTCCAGTTACTAAAACAAAAGTGATCTTCAGGGTAGAGCAAGGACAAGAGCCATGGATGGTGGAGGGAGAAAACCCATATTGGAGCTATCCAG AAGTTGTCTGCTTACTTGATGATGAGCTAGAGAGACAATGGGGAAGCACAGATAATTTTTTGGACCCAGATGTGTTCACTTTCAAGGAAACACTGACTAAGGAGAAAGTTCAAAATTACAATCTGAATATAAACCTtatttcttcaagaaaaaaacaacatgaaTGTGAATCAAATGGAAAGAGTTTGGAACCAAATTTAGACTTATTCAGTTATAATAAAAGTTATACTAATGAAAATCCTTACGAATGCAGTGACTGCGGGAAAGCCTTCAAAAAGAAATGTTATCTGATTAGACATGAAAAACAACATCCAAGGATATGCACCTTTGAGTGCAATGGATTTGAGAAAGCCTATAGCAGAACGGCACACCTTGTAAGTCATCAGAAAATTCATAATGGAGAGAGATCCTTCGTGTGCAATGATTGTGGGAAAGCTTATAGCAGGAAGGCACACCTTGTAACTCATCAGAAAATTCATAATGGAGAAAAACTCTTCGTGTGCAGTGATTGTGGGAAAGCTTTTATGCATAAAGCACAACTTGTGGTCCATAGGAGacttcacactggagagaaaccttataaatGCAGTCAGTGTGGGAAGACATTCACTTGGCACTCCTCCTTTACTCAGCATGTAAAGTCTCATTCACTTGAGAACTTAtttgaatgtaaggaatgtgggaaaaccttcaagTATAGTTCATCCCTTTATAAACATTCTAGATGTCATACAGGGGAGAAACCATATAGATGTAGAAAATGTGGCAAAGCTTTTGCAAATTCATCGGTGCTTGTTATgcatcagagaattcacacagGTGAGAAACCCCATGGATGTACTGAATGTGGCAAAGCCTTCATCAAGAAGTCTCACCTCATTAAACATTGCTTAATTCATACGGCAGAGCATCAGCATAAATGTAACATATGTGGAAAATTTTTTCACCGGAAGCCAAACCTCATTTTTCATCAAAGAAGTCATAAAAAAGATGAAGTCTTATGA